Proteins encoded together in one Columba livia isolate bColLiv1 breed racing homer chromosome 3, bColLiv1.pat.W.v2, whole genome shotgun sequence window:
- the LOC135579191 gene encoding TOG array regulator of axonemal microtubules protein 2-like, translating into MPVNESSAEQALPLHSSTCHAVPWLRSLSDVGSDGSWETWCFLSAKYHTSIAVYCRSVPQFKPRHKALRGGSIDSNLQFRGSSWTTEEGASFQSILTIEMKKQQRFLNEDGDGDGRKPNAIPPLDDWASEADVQDFSTGQGGDHPHLSHQALTQDPQEREASSADSGTIQIKDKLKTKRMSEGLSASYRGLTDCDDPTGVTLKPVDSGSASQKLRVTSKTMSATQNRPVSSETSMLSDGEQAHGENDTDYDASDEDNMELMSESKGYKIRKPSQACVVDLQFISSRQSSEIFFCSVSPGKQLSQGSAQLSCRVGALLNFKKSLLYYFQATQLHSYCSGDNGNKSRRVVLLPPILESARSSDGAPGSAADSQNVDFQEAPEMRSRSGSRSEDKTFESREVQTLEPILPALQHRVARDVKSARRLREPVAPLPNLPPRQAKETSHRVRARLLSVDDFKISNEKIRVVLYESAWMKIDQQQMRERKIVLREREEETEKSLRLPALNIDPGDAANKVNSLPPIALDSSKAGDEPECRDAQEAKPDPNPQQALLNALTWLSSDDWEEKVKGLISIRRLAISHSEVILSTLHDVSLVVIKEVNNLRSKVCCCAINTLGVLFGTMKKDTDHEVDEIARVLLRKMGDSSDFIQRAANQSLGLMVGSVTPARAMTALMASGVQHRNVLVRKTAAEHLLTAMERIGAKKLLSGIPTSTEVLVCMLVNLALDCHQDTR; encoded by the exons AT gcCAGTGAATGAATCATCAGCAGAGCAAGCCCTGCCTCTGCATTCTTCCACTTGTCATGCTGTTCCTTGGCTTCGCTCACTTTCAGACGTCGGAAGTGATGGCAGTTGGGAAACGTGGTGTTTTCTCTCAG CTAAATACCACACCTCAATTGCTGTCTACTGTAGGAGCGTTCCCCAATTCAAACCCAGACACAAGGCTCTGCGAGGCGGAAGCATTGATTCAAACTTGCAGTTTCGTGGCAGCAGTTGGACCACTGAAGAAGGAG cttcttttcagtCCATATTAACAATCGagatgaagaagcagcagaggttCTTgaatgaggatggggatggcgATGGGAGGAAACCAAATGCCATCCCTCCCCTGGATGACTGGGCCAGTGAGGCTGATGTGCAAGACTTCAGCACTGGGCAAGGAGGTGACCACCCCCACCTTTCTCACCAAGCCTTGACCCAGGACCCCCAAGAGAGGGAGGCAAGCAGCGCTGACTCGGGTACCATCCAGATCAAAGACAAGCTGAAGACGAAGAGGATGTCTGaaggcctgtcagcctcataCAGAG GCCTGACTGACTGCGATGACCCCACGGGGGTTACCCTGAAGCCAGTAGATTCTGGATCAGCTTCCCAGAAGCTCCGGGTAACCTCCAAGACCATGTCTGCCACCCAGAACAGACCTGTTTCCTCAGAGACCAGCATGTTAAGTGATGGAGAGCAGGCGCATGGGGAAAATGACACAGACTATGATGCCAGTGATGAGGATAACATGGAGCTGATGTCAGAGAGCAAAGGATATAAAATAAGGAAACCAAGCCAAGCATGTGTAGTGGATCTTCAGTTTATTTCCAGTAGGCAGAGCTCTGAGATCTTTTTCTGCAGTGTGagcccagggaagcagctgaGCCAAGGAAGTGCTCAGCTGAGCTGCAGGGTGGGAGCTCTGCTGAACTTCAAAAAAT CACTGCTCTACTATTTCCAGGCTACCCAGCTGCACTCGTATTGCAGTGGTGACAATGGGAACAAGTCACGGAGAGTGGTTTTGCTTCCCCCGATCCTCGAGTCAGCAAGATCTTCTGATGGGGCTCCTGGCAGTGCTGCAGACTCTCAGAATGTGGATTTCCAAGAGGCCCCAGAGATGAG GTCAAGATCAGGCAGCAGAAGTGAAGACAAGACTTTTGAATCTCGAG AGGTCCAGACTTTGGAACCCATTTtgcctgctctccagcatcGCGTTGCTCGTGACGTGAAGTCTGCCAGACGTTTGCGTGAACCTGTGGCCCCATTGCCAAACCTCCCACCCAGACAGGCCAAGGAGACAAGCCACCGTGTGAGGGCTCGCCTTCTGAGTGTCGATGACTTCAAGATCAGCAATGAAAAG ATCCGCGTTGTCTTGTACGAGTCAGCTTGGATGAAAATAGACCAACAGCAAATGAGAGAGAGGAAGATTGTGCTtagggagagggaggaagagacagaaaagtcCTTGCGGCTCCCTGCACTGAACATTGACCCCGGGGATGCAGCCAACAAAG TGAACTCACTGCCGCCCATTGCTCTGGACTCCTCCAAGGCGGGAGATGAGCCAGAGTGCAGGGACGCCCAGGAAGCCAAACCCGACCCTAACCCACAGCAGGCGCTGCTCAACGCGCTCACATGGCTCAGCAGCGATGACTG ggaggagaaagtgaagggactCATCAGCATCAGACGCCTGGCTATCTCCCACTCAGAAGTCATTCTTTCTACACTTCATGATGTTTCCTTGGTAGTTAtcaaagag GTGAACAATCTCCGCTCAAAGGTGTGTTGCTGTGCAATCAACACTCTTGGAGTGCTCTTCGGGACCATGAAGAAGGACACGGACCACGAAGTGGATGAGATTGCTCGGGTCTTGCTGCGGAAGATGGGGGACTCCAGCGACTTCATTCAGAGAGCAGCCAATCAGTCCCTGGGGCTCATGGTGGGGAGTGTGACTCCTGCACGAGCAATGACTGCTCTCATGGCCAGTGGAGTCCA ACACCGCAATGTCCTGGTGCGCAAGACTGCGGCCGAACACCTCCTGACTGCGATGGAGCGAATTGGAGCCAagaagctcctttcaggcataCCTACCAGTACTGAGGTGCTGGTGTGCATGCTGGTGAATCTTGCTCTGGACTGTCATCAGGACACAAGGTGA
- the LOC135579149 gene encoding TOG array regulator of axonemal microtubules protein 2-like isoform X2 produces the protein MPFREEKVKGLISIRRLAISHSEVLLSTLHDVSLVVIKEVNNLRSKVCCCAINTLGVLFGTMKKDMDHEVDEIARVLLRKMGDSSDFIQTAANQSLGLMVGSVTPARAMAALMASGVQHRNVLVRKTAAEHLLTAMERIGAKKLLSGIPTSTEVLVCMLVNLALDCHQDTSLDPGPPREGGKQR, from the exons ATGCCTTTCAGggaggagaaagtgaagggactCATCAGCATCAGACGCCTGGCTATCTCCCACTCAGAAGTCCTTCTTTCTACACTTCATGATGTTTCCTTGGTAGTTAtcaaagag GTGAACAATCTCCGCTCAAAGGTGTGTTGCTGTGCAATCAACACTCTTGGAGTGCTCTTCGGGACCAtgaagaaggacatggaccacGAAGTGGATGAGATTGCTCGGGTCTTGCTGCGGAAGATGGGGGACTCCAGCGACTTCATTCAGACAGCAGCCAATCAGTCCCTGGGGCTCATGGTGGGGAGTGTGACTCCTGCACGAGCAATGGCTGCTCTCATGGCCAGTGGAGTCCA ACACCGCAATGTCCTGGTGCGCAAGACTGCGGCCGAACACCTACTGACTGCGATGGAGCGAATTGGAGCCAagaagctcctttcaggcataCCTACCAGTACTGAGGTGCTGGTGTGCATGCTGGTGAATCTTGCTCTGGACTGTCATCAGGACACAAG CCTTGACCCAGGACCCCCAAGAGAGGGAGGCAAGCAGCGCTGA
- the LOC135579149 gene encoding TOG array regulator of axonemal microtubules protein 2-like isoform X1 translates to MPFREEKVKGLISIRRLAISHSEVLLSTLHDVSLVVIKEVNNLRSKVCCCAINTLGVLFGTMKKDMDHEVDEIARVLLRKMGDSSDFIQTAANQSLGLMVGSVTPARAMAALMASGVQHRNVLVRKTAAEHLLTAMERIGAKKLLSGIPTSTEVLVCMLVNLALDCHQDTSFFSVHINNRDEEAAEVLE, encoded by the exons ATGCCTTTCAGggaggagaaagtgaagggactCATCAGCATCAGACGCCTGGCTATCTCCCACTCAGAAGTCCTTCTTTCTACACTTCATGATGTTTCCTTGGTAGTTAtcaaagag GTGAACAATCTCCGCTCAAAGGTGTGTTGCTGTGCAATCAACACTCTTGGAGTGCTCTTCGGGACCAtgaagaaggacatggaccacGAAGTGGATGAGATTGCTCGGGTCTTGCTGCGGAAGATGGGGGACTCCAGCGACTTCATTCAGACAGCAGCCAATCAGTCCCTGGGGCTCATGGTGGGGAGTGTGACTCCTGCACGAGCAATGGCTGCTCTCATGGCCAGTGGAGTCCA ACACCGCAATGTCCTGGTGCGCAAGACTGCGGCCGAACACCTACTGACTGCGATGGAGCGAATTGGAGCCAagaagctcctttcaggcataCCTACCAGTACTGAGGTGCTGGTGTGCATGCTGGTGAATCTTGCTCTGGACTGTCATCAGGACACAAG cttcttttcagtCCATATTAACAATCGagatgaagaagcagcagaggttCTTGAATGA
- the LOC135579149 gene encoding TOG array regulator of axonemal microtubules protein 2-like isoform X3: protein MPFREEKVKGLISIRRLAISHSEVLLSTLHDVSLVVIKEVNNLRSKVCCCAINTLGVLFGTMKKDMDHEVDEIARVLLRKMGDSSDFIQTAANQSLGLMVGSVTPARAMAALMASGVQHRNVLVRKTAAEHLLTAMERIGAKKLLSGIPTSTEVLVCMLVNLALDCHQDTSPY, encoded by the exons ATGCCTTTCAGggaggagaaagtgaagggactCATCAGCATCAGACGCCTGGCTATCTCCCACTCAGAAGTCCTTCTTTCTACACTTCATGATGTTTCCTTGGTAGTTAtcaaagag GTGAACAATCTCCGCTCAAAGGTGTGTTGCTGTGCAATCAACACTCTTGGAGTGCTCTTCGGGACCAtgaagaaggacatggaccacGAAGTGGATGAGATTGCTCGGGTCTTGCTGCGGAAGATGGGGGACTCCAGCGACTTCATTCAGACAGCAGCCAATCAGTCCCTGGGGCTCATGGTGGGGAGTGTGACTCCTGCACGAGCAATGGCTGCTCTCATGGCCAGTGGAGTCCA ACACCGCAATGTCCTGGTGCGCAAGACTGCGGCCGAACACCTACTGACTGCGATGGAGCGAATTGGAGCCAagaagctcctttcaggcataCCTACCAGTACTGAGGTGCTGGTGTGCATGCTGGTGAATCTTGCTCTGGACTGTCATCAGGACACAAG tCCATATTAA
- the LOC135579192 gene encoding TOG array regulator of axonemal microtubules protein 2-like, translating to MKKQQRFLNEDGDGDGNGDGRKPNALPPLDDWASEADVQDFSTGQGGDHPHLSHQALTQDPQEREASSADSGTIQIKDKLKTKRMSEGLSASYRGLTDCDDPTGVTLKPVDSGSASQKLRVTSKTMSATQNRPVSSETSMLSDGEQAHGENDTDYDASDEDNMELMSESKGYKIRKPSQACVVDLQFISKVQTLEPILPALQHRVARDVKSARRLREPVSPLPSLPPRQAKETSHRVRPRLLSVDDFKISNEKIRVVLYESAWMKIDQQQMRERKIVLREREEETEKSLRLPALNIDPGDAANKSFGPPPVSGTVPGMSNTCKESAGTALRKRFNRPSLPSVPVINKDSRVPRKPSVNSLPPIALDSSKAGDEPERRDAQEAKPDPNPQQALLNALTWLSSGDWEEKVKGLISIRRLAISHSEVLLSTLHDVSLVVIKEVNNLRSKVCCCAINTLGEPFRTMKKDMDNEVDEIAQVLLRKMGDSSDFIQRAANQSLGLMVGSVTPARAMAALMASGVQHRNVLVRKTAAEHLLTAMERIGAKKLLSGIPTSTEVLVCMLVNLALDCHQDTR from the exons atgaagaagcagcagaggttCTTgaatgaggatggggatggcgATGGCAATGGCGATGGGAGGAAACCAAATGCCCTCCCTCCCCTGGATGACTGGGCCAGTGAGGCTGATGTGCAAGACTTCAGCACTGGGCAAGGAGGTGACCACCCCCACCTTTCTCACCAAGCCTTGACCCAGGACCCCCAAGAGAGGGAGGCAAGCAGCGCTGACTCGGGTACCATCCAGATCAAAGACAAGCTGAAGACGAAGAGGATGTCTGAGGGCCTGTCAGCCTCATACAGAG GCCTGACTGACTGCGATGACCCCACGGGGGTTACCCTGAAGCCAGTAGATTCTGGATCAGCTTCCCAGAAGCTCCGGGTAACCTCCAAGACCATGTCTGCCACCCAGAACAGACCTGTTTCCTCAGAGACCAGCATGTTAAGTGATGGAGAGCAGGCGCATGGGGAAAATGACACAGACTATGATGCCAGTGATGAGGATAACATGGAGCTGATGTCAGAGAGCAAAGGATATAAAATAAGGAAACCAAGCCAAGCATGTGTAGTGGATCTTCAGTTTATTTCCA AGGTCCAGACTTTGGAACCCATTTtgcctgctctccagcatcGCGTTGCTCGTGACGTGAAGTCTGCCAGACGTTTGCGTGAACCTGTGTCCCCATTGCCAAGCCTCCCACCCAGACAGGCCAAGGAGACAAGCCACCGTGTGAGGCCTCGCCTTCTGAGTGTCGATGACTTCAAGATCAGCAATGAAAAG ATCCGTGTTGTCTTGTACGAGTCAGCTTGGATGAAAATAGACCAACAGCAAATGAGAGAGAGGAAGATTGTGCTtagggagagggaggaagagacagaaaagtcCTTGCGGCTCCCTGCACTGAACATTGACCCCGGGGATGCAGCCAACAAAA GCTTTGGCCCACCGCCTGTCAGTGGGACAGTTCCCGGCATGAGCAATACATGCAAAGAGAGCGCTGGTACTGCCTTGAGGAAGCGGTTCAACAGGCCCTCACTTCCCAGCGTCCCTGTCATCAACAAGGACAGCAGAGTCCCACGCAAGCCCTCAG TGAACTCACTGCCGCCCATTGCTCTGGACTCCTCCAAGGCGGGAGATGAGCCAGAGCGCAGGGACGCCCAGGAAGCCAAACCCGACCCTAACCCACAGCAGGCGCTGCTCAACGCGCTCACATGGCTCAGCAGCGGTGACTG ggaggagaaagtgaagggactCATCAGCATCAGACGCCTGGCTATCTCCCACTCAGAAGTCCTTCTTTCTACACTTCATGATGTTTCCTTGGTAGTTAtcaaagag GTGAACAATCTCCGCTCAAAGGTGTGTTGCTGTGCAATCAACACTCTTGGAGAGCCCTTCAGGACCATGAAGAAGGACATGGACAATGAAGTGGATGAGATTGCTCAGGTCTTGCTGCGGAAGATGGGGGACTCCAGCGACTTCATTCAGAGAGCAGCCAATCAGTCCCTGGGGCTCATGGTGGGGAGTGTGACTCCTGCACGAGCAATGGCTGCTCTCATGGCCAGTGGAGTCCA ACACCGCAATGTCCTGGTGCGCAAGACTGCGGCCGAACACCTCCTGACTGCGATGGAGCGAATTGGAGCCAagaagctcctttcaggcataCCTACCAGTACTGAGGTGCTGGTGTGCATGCTGGTGAATCTTGCTCTGGACTGTCATCAGGACACAAGGTGA